The DNA sequence TGTGGGCAAAATCCCCCCCTCCAATTTAATCAATATTGACTACAGATATTGTCATATTATTCAGGGGTGCTGTAAGGGGGCAAGGTTAGGATGATTCCAAGGGCCCGATGATGGAGGGGTGGCTCCCGCGAGGGGCAGAACACGATTTCTACCGAGGGGGAAATGCCCTCTCTCCACTCCGCTCTCACTTTTTTAAACTCATAATAAACTGGTGAATAGTCTGTCCAGAAATGACGCTGATAGACAgaacaattttatatttagaatacATTGCAATCACTCCAAAACAGATGATGACAACTCAACATCTGCATTAGAAGCGGTACTTCTTTGCATGCCTATTTAGCCTTTTTCTGCACAGCACCTgaagtttagctccaaccagctccaactcacacctgcttggaagtttctaataatcctgaagaccttgattagctggattgggtttgtttgattagggttggagctaaactgtgcagatcTGTgaccctccaggaattgagtttgataCCACTGATATAGAGGATGTTACAGTTATGGAGGCTCCACCTCAAATTGCCCTTGGCAATTGCCTACTCTGCCTATATGTAGCGCCAGCCCTGGAAGAATCACAAATGGAGTCTCAAGTATATTTTCACTTTTACACTGTTGAGTCTGTTTTGTTGGATAGATtaagaaatgagaaaaaaataattaattatataccAGAACTTACTaccaaatgaaataatataGTACATTAATGTCATGATAAACTGTAAATGTAAGAGCACAGGTCTTCTCAAGACTCACTGTTTTGGACAATGTCCTGCATCTTCTTCCAGACTCTGAAGGGCAGGTTGCCCAAGTAACGTGGCACATGAATCAAAGCTCCAGAAGGCGTCTGTGGATCCGGCTGTGATGAGATCTGGACTCTGGAAGAACATTCAGGATCAGAACTGCAGTGGATTTGGATCAGAAGCAGAGAGACCAGAGACACCAGCAGATCACTCACCTTTCCATTGAGACTGGAAACTtctgcagaacaaacacacaatttatCATCAACaactcaatcaatcaatcaatcaatcaatccatGATCTGAAATCAGACCTTTAGAAAGCAGACGTCATTGTCTTTCATCATCTCCTCCATATCTTtgattgtgtgtgaaagagctgAGATGTGTCTGTTGATCTCCTCCAGCTTCTCCTTCATCATCTGCTTCTTctgctcctcttcctccctCAGTGCAGTGATTGTAGCTTCTTCTTCATCTCTGAGAAACTGATGAAGCTTCTCAAACTGCTGTTTAATCTGACGCTCAGTGTGCTCAGCTTGAGACTGAAATCAAACCATGTTCACGTCAATCATTTAAATCAAGAGTTATTCTGAGATCTGAAATAACTCAGATACCAACATATAACatttacagaaataataaaCTGGAAtccattatattaaatataacaagTCAAAATTGCATGTAGTGATCcgctgtaaaatgtaaaatgactcTTGATTCTATTTCCTCACCTTGTTTTGTAGAACTTTTTTCACTAATTGTCCtttaattttttcattgtttttaagtTTCTTTTGTAAGGACTTCAGTTTTATATTGAGCTCCTCCTACAGTTGAACAATAGAGAAATATAAACAAACCCAAACAGATTATAGTGAAGAGGAGAACagaatacacatacatatgcatcatacaaaaaaaaaatatttgcccATCCTGATTTCTCTTGTCAGAAATTAAAACCTGACATACAACAAAGTCAGTCTGAGTATACTCGAAGTACAGTTTGTAAAAGACAATTTTACTTATTGAAGCAAAAACGTTTtgctataattataattaattattcataattggATTCAGCTAGACTAGACACAAGCAGACCTGCActgttaaaaattgtcctgtatttttacagtaagtTACTGGCAGCACGGTTGCCAGCAGGTTACTGTATTTTGGTTTACAGCAATGTACTGTAATGCAGCTTTACGGTAGTGTACTGTAGAACTACAAAATAGTATTGTACTGTACTTTtacataattttgtatttttacatatagACGATTTCATCGggcgcacgcgcctggaccgaagttaacttccggtctgtgtttgtttatcggtcttcttagtggcgccggctacaaacacaattaaagttaaagtgatgagtaatgaagcTGGGCTctggttgttgtgctgtgggatgtgtttcccatacatttatttatttgtggcgacccgccacgatatcaaaacggaccgattttccaaatggctttgttgaa is a window from the Onychostoma macrolepis isolate SWU-2019 chromosome 03, ASM1243209v1, whole genome shotgun sequence genome containing:
- the LOC131535794 gene encoding E3 ubiquitin-protein ligase TRIM35-like; translated protein: MHSQAERRRRRLPEELNIKLKSLQKKLKNNEKIKGQLVKKVLQNKSQAEHTERQIKQQFEKLHQFLRDEEEATITALREEEEQKKQMMKEKLEEINRHISALSHTIKDMEEMMKDNDVCFLKKFPVSMERVQISSQPDPQTPSGALIHVPRYLGNLPFRVWKKMQDIVQNSES